The following proteins are encoded in a genomic region of Pikeienuella piscinae:
- a CDS encoding alpha-hydroxy acid oxidase has product MAQPLEKPDLPARFASFADFREGARRRIPHFAFEYLDGGIGRDIGLARNYASIDRVLLTPRTVDEGVAVDASVEILGERSAYPFGVAPVGMGGLFHPESAPALAKKAAALGIPFCLSFVASHSVETIRSAAGKAPWHQFYWPRPEDVQTDILARMKALGVSVLMPTLDIPGHQWRERTIRAGVAAKPSPLVLARDLALRPRWALDTLKAGEPGLPNISTYSGGGAAEAEMWLLQNCLRPVGPEEIRRLRDKWDGKLVVKGVMAAEDAEDFAKVGVDGIVVSNHGGRQLDAAPGTAELLPPIAAAVKGKVAILADGGVTDGLDILKLIRLGADFVMVGRLPYYACAALGARGAASLDLLALQVKTTMIQLGVRNFDELMKLKVEMG; this is encoded by the coding sequence ATGGCCCAGCCGCTTGAAAAGCCTGATCTTCCGGCGCGCTTCGCGTCCTTCGCCGACTTTCGCGAAGGGGCGCGCCGGCGGATCCCGCATTTCGCATTCGAATATCTCGACGGCGGCATCGGCCGGGATATCGGGCTGGCGCGGAATTACGCCTCGATCGACCGCGTCCTGCTGACGCCGCGCACGGTGGACGAGGGCGTCGCGGTCGACGCCTCGGTCGAGATTCTCGGCGAACGCTCGGCCTATCCGTTCGGCGTCGCGCCGGTCGGGATGGGCGGGCTCTTCCACCCGGAGAGCGCGCCGGCGCTGGCGAAGAAGGCCGCTGCGCTCGGCATTCCCTTCTGCCTCTCCTTCGTCGCGTCGCACAGCGTCGAGACGATCCGCTCCGCCGCCGGCAAGGCGCCCTGGCACCAGTTCTACTGGCCGCGCCCGGAGGACGTGCAGACCGACATCCTGGCGCGGATGAAGGCGCTGGGCGTCTCCGTGCTGATGCCGACGCTCGACATACCCGGCCACCAGTGGCGCGAGCGGACCATCCGCGCCGGCGTCGCGGCGAAACCCTCGCCGCTGGTTCTGGCGCGCGACCTCGCGCTCCGGCCGCGCTGGGCGCTGGACACGCTGAAGGCCGGCGAACCGGGCCTGCCGAACATCTCCACCTATTCCGGCGGCGGCGCGGCGGAGGCGGAGATGTGGCTGCTGCAGAACTGCCTCCGCCCGGTCGGGCCGGAGGAGATCAGGCGCCTTCGCGACAAATGGGATGGCAAGCTGGTGGTGAAGGGCGTGATGGCGGCGGAGGACGCGGAGGATTTCGCGAAGGTCGGCGTAGACGGGATCGTCGTCTCCAATCATGGCGGCCGCCAGCTTGACGCGGCGCCGGGCACGGCCGAACTCCTGCCGCCGATCGCCGCTGCGGTGAAGGGCAAGGTCGCGATCCTCGCCGATGGCGGCGTCACCGACGGGCTCGATATTCTGAAGCTGATCCGTCTCGGCGCGGATTTCGTGATGGTCGGCCGTCTCCCCTATTACGCCTGCGCCGCGCTCGGCGCGCGCGGCGCGGCTTCGCTCGATCTGCTGGCGTTGCAGGTGAAAACCACGATGATTCAGCTCGGCGTCAGGAATTTCGACGAGTTGATGAAGCTCAAGGTGGAGATGGGCTGA
- a CDS encoding cytochrome d ubiquinol oxidase subunit II has product MEMFGDPAIWLPFAFAGLMGLSILIYVVLDGFDLGVGVLTPLADGKEKDMMIASIGPFWDANETWLVLAVGLLLVAFPAAHGSILTALYLPCVLLLVALILRGVAFEFRAKSTGAAHKRWNLVFFIGSLGASLAQGFMLGLYIMGLKVTLATVGFAFVAALALSASYAFIGACWLILKMEGELQWRAVAWARRGLFAMIGGFAIISVVTPLVSERIFDKWFSFPEIILLSPLPIAAAAVGLILFRLLERSPMEGDRLSWAPFALASVLFILAFAGLAYSFYPYVVPDQLTIYEAASAPESLLIILIGALFVLPVILGYTIVAYTVFRGKATKLTYY; this is encoded by the coding sequence ATGGAGATGTTTGGCGATCCCGCAATCTGGCTTCCCTTCGCCTTCGCCGGGCTGATGGGCCTCTCGATCCTGATCTATGTCGTCCTCGATGGGTTCGATCTTGGCGTCGGCGTGCTGACGCCGCTCGCCGACGGAAAAGAGAAGGACATGATGATCGCCTCGATCGGCCCGTTCTGGGATGCGAACGAGACATGGCTGGTGCTGGCGGTCGGGCTTCTGCTCGTCGCCTTTCCGGCGGCGCATGGCTCGATCCTGACCGCGCTCTATCTGCCTTGCGTTCTTCTGCTGGTCGCGCTGATTCTCCGCGGCGTCGCCTTCGAGTTCCGCGCCAAGTCGACGGGCGCGGCGCACAAGCGCTGGAACCTCGTCTTCTTCATCGGCTCGCTCGGCGCATCGCTGGCGCAGGGCTTCATGCTCGGACTCTACATCATGGGCTTGAAGGTGACGCTGGCCACGGTCGGCTTCGCGTTTGTGGCCGCGCTGGCGTTGAGCGCATCCTACGCCTTTATCGGCGCGTGCTGGCTGATCCTGAAGATGGAGGGAGAGCTGCAATGGCGCGCGGTCGCCTGGGCGCGGCGCGGGCTGTTCGCGATGATCGGCGGATTCGCGATCATCTCGGTCGTGACGCCGCTGGTGAGCGAGCGGATCTTCGACAAGTGGTTCTCCTTCCCCGAGATCATCCTCCTCTCGCCGCTCCCCATCGCGGCGGCGGCGGTGGGGCTGATTCTTTTCCGCCTGCTCGAACGGTCGCCGATGGAGGGGGACCGGCTTTCCTGGGCGCCCTTCGCCCTCGCCTCGGTGCTCTTCATCCTCGCCTTCGCCGGGCTCGCCTATTCCTTCTATCCCTATGTCGTCCCCGACCAGTTGACGATCTATGAAGCCGCGAGCGCGCCCGAGAGCCTGCTGATCATCCTGATCGGCGCGCTTTTCGTCCTGCCGGTGATCCTCGGCTATACGATTGTCGCCTATACGGTGTTCCGCGGGAAAGCGACGAAGCTGACCTATTACTGA
- a CDS encoding cytochrome ubiquinol oxidase subunit I, whose translation MDTLILSRIQFGANISFHILFPTITIAMGWALLTFRLRYVASGDERWMAAYRFWVKVFALSFALGVVSGITMSFQFGTNWPGYMQTVGNIAGPLLAYEVLTAFFLEAAFLGIMLFGFNRVPGWMHILATVLVAIGTTLSAFWILVLNSWMQTPQGFEMIDGVAHATDWFEIVFNPSMPYRMAHMLLASGLTCAFLIAGISAYRILIGDQDREPRMTFRWSVWVAAALIPIQIFAGDQHGLNTLEHQPQKIAAMEANWETGPNVPLLLFAWPDEAERRNDFEIAVPHGASLILTHSLSGVVPGLNDYYAEDGTALHPPVAALFWSFRVMVAVGLAMLALAWFGAFMIWRKGGTTLLNPWLLRGFVAMSFSGWVATLAGWYTTEIGRQPWLVQDVLTTEAAVAHHSTGMVASSLALYLAVYAVLLIAYVAMLFILARRAAQGSLPEEPERSGAATVAVAGE comes from the coding sequence ATGGACACCCTCATTTTGTCGCGGATCCAGTTCGGCGCGAATATCTCCTTTCACATCCTGTTTCCGACCATCACCATCGCCATGGGCTGGGCGCTGCTGACCTTCCGGCTGCGCTATGTCGCCTCCGGCGACGAGCGCTGGATGGCGGCCTACCGGTTCTGGGTGAAGGTCTTCGCGCTTTCCTTCGCGCTCGGCGTCGTCTCGGGCATCACCATGTCCTTCCAGTTCGGCACCAACTGGCCGGGCTACATGCAGACGGTGGGCAATATCGCCGGGCCGCTCCTCGCCTATGAGGTGCTGACGGCGTTCTTTCTCGAAGCGGCCTTTCTCGGGATCATGCTTTTCGGCTTCAACCGGGTGCCGGGCTGGATGCATATTCTGGCGACGGTTTTGGTCGCCATCGGCACCACGCTGAGCGCGTTCTGGATCCTCGTGCTGAATTCCTGGATGCAGACGCCGCAGGGGTTCGAGATGATCGACGGCGTCGCCCATGCGACCGACTGGTTCGAAATCGTCTTCAACCCCTCCATGCCCTACCGCATGGCGCATATGCTGCTGGCGAGCGGGCTGACCTGCGCCTTCCTGATCGCCGGGATATCCGCCTACCGGATCCTGATCGGGGATCAGGACCGGGAGCCGCGGATGACCTTTCGCTGGTCTGTCTGGGTGGCGGCGGCGCTGATCCCGATCCAGATCTTCGCCGGCGATCAGCACGGGCTCAACACGCTGGAGCATCAGCCGCAGAAGATCGCGGCGATGGAGGCGAACTGGGAGACCGGGCCGAACGTGCCGCTGCTCCTTTTCGCCTGGCCGGACGAGGCGGAGCGGCGCAATGATTTCGAGATCGCGGTGCCGCACGGCGCCAGCCTGATCCTGACGCATTCTCTTTCAGGCGTCGTGCCGGGGCTGAACGACTATTACGCCGAGGACGGAACGGCGCTGCACCCGCCGGTCGCGGCGCTCTTCTGGTCGTTCCGGGTGATGGTGGCGGTCGGGCTGGCCATGCTCGCGCTCGCCTGGTTCGGCGCGTTCATGATCTGGCGCAAGGGCGGGACGACGCTGCTCAACCCCTGGCTCCTGCGCGGCTTCGTCGCGATGAGCTTTTCCGGCTGGGTCGCGACGCTGGCCGGCTGGTACACGACCGAGATCGGCCGCCAGCCCTGGCTGGTGCAGGATGTGCTGACGACGGAGGCGGCGGTGGCGCACCATTCCACTGGCATGGTCGCCTCCAGTCTGGCGCTCTACCTCGCGGTCTACGCGGTCCTGCTCATCGCCTATGTGGCGATGCTCTTCATTCTCGCCCGGCGCGCGGCGCAGGGCTCGTTGCCGGAAGAGCCGGAACGATCTGGCGCGGCGACGGTCGCGGTGGCGGGGGAGTAG
- a CDS encoding formate dehydrogenase accessory sulfurtransferase FdhD, which translates to MGVRRLADTQDDDFIIGPDPADPRLTRAVTGVTHEGREEEMRVVEERPLTIFLNAQEIVTAMTIGDHPEYLAVGYLGNQNMLLVDDEITGVDFDQELETVVVRTTRKTNYEEKLKKKTRTSGCAVGTVFGDVMEALEGVRLPEAPLRTSWLYALQKRINTAPSLYLEAGAIHGAVLCREDRPLIYMEDVGRHNAVDKIAGWMRMEGEPGADKIFYTTGRLTSEMVIKTALMGVPILASRSGFTAWGVEIARQVGLTLIGRMRGKRFVCLSGAERLVRDADPGAVAEEDPKNRRKGERA; encoded by the coding sequence ATGGGGGTGAGAAGGCTGGCGGACACTCAGGATGACGACTTCATCATCGGCCCCGATCCGGCCGATCCACGCCTGACTCGCGCCGTCACCGGCGTGACCCACGAGGGGCGGGAGGAGGAGATGCGCGTCGTCGAGGAGCGGCCGCTGACGATCTTCCTGAACGCGCAGGAAATCGTGACCGCGATGACCATCGGCGACCATCCGGAATATCTGGCGGTCGGGTATCTCGGAAACCAGAACATGCTTCTGGTCGATGACGAGATCACCGGCGTCGATTTCGACCAGGAGCTGGAGACCGTCGTCGTCAGAACCACCCGCAAGACGAACTACGAGGAGAAGCTGAAGAAGAAGACCCGCACCTCCGGCTGCGCTGTCGGCACCGTCTTTGGCGACGTGATGGAGGCGCTGGAAGGCGTCCGGCTGCCGGAGGCGCCGCTCCGCACCTCCTGGCTCTATGCGCTGCAAAAGAGGATCAACACCGCGCCGAGCCTTTATCTGGAAGCGGGCGCGATTCATGGCGCGGTCCTCTGCCGGGAAGATCGCCCGCTGATCTACATGGAGGATGTCGGTCGCCACAACGCCGTCGACAAGATCGCCGGCTGGATGCGCATGGAGGGCGAACCCGGCGCCGACAAGATCTTCTACACCACCGGACGGCTGACCTCGGAAATGGTCATCAAGACCGCGCTCATGGGCGTTCCGATCCTCGCCTCCCGCTCCGGCTTCACCGCCTGGGGGGTGGAGATCGCGCGCCAGGTCGGGCTGACGCTGATCGGCCGGATGCGCGGCAAGCGCTTCGTCTGCCTCTCCGGCGCCGAGCGGCTGGTGCGCGACGCCGACCCCGGCGCGGTGGCGGAGGAAGACCCGAAGAACCGCCGCAAAGGCGAGCGGGCGTGA
- the mobA gene encoding molybdenum cofactor guanylyltransferase MobA: protein MGGGDKALREVAGRTLLARVEERLSTQVVATAINANGDPGRFTTFGLPVVADGVAGYPGPLAGVLAGMDWAASYDATHILTVAADTPFFPDNLGRRLIEAVEAGAPIALAATPDPERGLSRHPTFGLWTIALREDLRAALVGGIRKVVAWTDRHDAALVEFPAEPFDPFFNVNTPDDIARAERIVAEHGL, encoded by the coding sequence ATGGGCGGTGGCGACAAGGCGCTTCGGGAAGTCGCGGGCCGGACGCTGCTGGCGCGGGTGGAGGAGCGACTCTCGACCCAGGTCGTCGCGACCGCGATCAACGCCAATGGCGATCCGGGTCGCTTTACGACCTTCGGCCTGCCGGTCGTCGCCGACGGCGTCGCCGGCTATCCGGGGCCGCTGGCCGGCGTCCTCGCCGGGATGGACTGGGCGGCGTCTTATGACGCGACGCATATCCTCACCGTCGCCGCCGACACGCCGTTCTTTCCCGACAATCTCGGGCGGCGGCTCATCGAGGCGGTGGAGGCCGGGGCGCCGATCGCCCTCGCCGCAACGCCGGACCCGGAACGCGGTCTTTCCCGCCACCCGACATTCGGGCTCTGGACCATCGCGCTCCGCGAGGATCTTCGCGCCGCGCTCGTCGGTGGGATCCGCAAGGTCGTCGCATGGACCGACCGCCATGACGCGGCGCTGGTCGAATTTCCGGCCGAACCCTTCGATCCCTTCTTCAACGTCAACACGCCCGATGATATCGCCCGTGCGGAACGGATCGTCGCGGAGCACGGGCTTTGA
- the mobB gene encoding molybdopterin-guanine dinucleotide biosynthesis protein B, translating into MNMYGVTGWKNAGKTSLMERLVKEIAGRGLSVSTVKHAHHDFDIDRPGKDSFRHRAAGAREVLVASDMRYALMREMQGEAPPTLEELLARLAPVDLVLIEGYKRDRHRKIEVWRAVTGAALIAPDDPTVRAIASADPVETDRPVLPLDDARAIADFILRDLGIGAG; encoded by the coding sequence TTGAACATGTATGGCGTCACCGGCTGGAAGAACGCCGGGAAGACCTCGCTGATGGAGCGCCTGGTGAAGGAGATCGCCGGGCGCGGCCTCTCGGTCTCTACCGTCAAGCACGCGCATCACGACTTCGATATCGACCGCCCCGGCAAGGACAGCTTTCGCCACCGCGCCGCCGGCGCGCGCGAGGTGCTGGTCGCCTCCGACATGCGCTACGCGCTGATGCGCGAGATGCAGGGCGAAGCGCCGCCCACGCTGGAGGAGCTGCTCGCCCGGCTCGCGCCGGTCGATCTGGTGCTGATCGAAGGCTACAAGCGCGACCGGCACCGGAAGATCGAAGTCTGGCGCGCCGTGACCGGCGCCGCGCTGATCGCGCCGGACGACCCGACCGTGCGCGCCATCGCCAGCGCCGACCCGGTGGAGACCGACCGCCCGGTCCTGCCGCTCGACGACGCTCGCGCCATCGCCGATTTCATCCTCCGCGATCTCGGCATCGGAGCTGGCTGA
- a CDS encoding molybdopterin-binding protein yields MDPRRPVNDCFALPPGVDWTPVADALAALKASVATVTGTEEVGIENALGRVLAKDVTARIDQPPAANAAVDGYAFAHESYLQEPLRVVDGRAAAGAPYPRALRPGEALRILTGALLPKGADTVMLDEDARREGALLHGPTGLKPGVNRRRAAENAEKGAVALGAGARLTPQALAHAAAAGLSRLPVRRRLRVGLLSTGDEIREPGAALAPGQIHDANRPMLTGLVRAWGCAPVDLGVAPDNAAAVRAALDAGAAGADVILASGGASAGDEDWLSRLLGAEGSRAIWRIAMKPGRPLALGRWRGAPVFGLPGNPVAAFTCALIFARPALLAMGGAGWAEPAAETRPAAFARRRKAGRREYLRARLDADGRVEVFANEGSGLTRGLVWAEGFVDLPDDGPDVAIGDPVAWLPFSAFGL; encoded by the coding sequence ATGGATCCGCGCCGCCCGGTCAACGACTGCTTCGCCCTGCCGCCCGGCGTCGACTGGACGCCGGTCGCGGACGCGCTCGCGGCGCTGAAGGCCTCCGTCGCGACGGTGACCGGGACCGAGGAGGTCGGCATCGAAAACGCGCTCGGCCGGGTGCTGGCGAAGGATGTGACGGCGCGGATCGACCAACCGCCGGCGGCCAACGCGGCGGTCGACGGCTATGCTTTCGCACATGAAAGCTATTTGCAGGAACCGCTCCGCGTCGTCGACGGGCGGGCGGCGGCCGGGGCGCCCTATCCGCGCGCGCTAAGACCGGGCGAAGCGCTCCGCATTCTCACCGGCGCGCTGCTGCCGAAGGGCGCGGATACGGTGATGCTGGACGAGGACGCGCGCCGCGAGGGGGCGCTCCTCCACGGGCCGACCGGCCTGAAGCCCGGCGTCAACCGGCGCCGGGCGGCCGAGAACGCGGAGAAAGGCGCGGTCGCGCTCGGCGCCGGCGCGCGGCTGACGCCACAGGCGCTCGCTCACGCCGCGGCCGCCGGGCTATCGCGCCTCCCGGTGCGCCGGCGGCTGCGGGTCGGCCTCCTCTCGACCGGCGACGAGATACGCGAACCCGGCGCCGCGCTCGCGCCAGGTCAGATCCACGACGCAAACCGGCCGATGCTCACGGGGCTCGTCCGCGCCTGGGGTTGCGCGCCGGTCGATCTCGGCGTCGCGCCGGACAACGCCGCGGCGGTGCGCGCCGCGCTCGACGCCGGGGCCGCGGGCGCCGACGTCATCCTCGCCTCCGGGGGCGCCTCGGCCGGCGACGAGGACTGGCTTTCGCGACTGCTCGGCGCGGAGGGAAGCCGCGCGATCTGGCGCATCGCGATGAAACCGGGGCGCCCGCTTGCGCTCGGGCGCTGGCGCGGCGCGCCGGTCTTCGGTCTGCCCGGCAACCCGGTCGCCGCCTTCACCTGCGCGCTGATCTTCGCGCGCCCGGCGCTGCTGGCGATGGGCGGCGCGGGCTGGGCGGAGCCGGCGGCCGAGACCCGCCCCGCCGCTTTCGCCCGGCGCCGGAAGGCCGGCCGGCGCGAATATCTTCGCGCCCGGCTCGACGCCGATGGGCGGGTGGAGGTTTTCGCCAACGAAGGTTCCGGCCTCACGCGCGGTCTGGTCTGGGCCGAGGGCTTCGTCGATCTGCCCGATGACGGGCCGGACGTGGCGATCGGCGATCCGGTCGCCTGGCTTCCTTTTTCGGCGTTCGGCCTTTGA
- a CDS encoding MFS transporter, which translates to MTPPGLARTSGFYFFLFFAFGAHLPFWPIWLKDRGLTETEIGTYTAAAIALRVAMGFAVPLAADRAGAPRRALALLALLTSLAFLAHLAAGTPGGLLLTTLLAAAAVAGIAPIADALSLRAAAQGGFAYSTARSAGSAAFLIANILCGLAIARFGSNAALWWIVLSLLPCVWLGLTHPGGAGAPLPRPRLADAAALLRHPVVLLTMLAGASIQGSHAVLYTYGSIHWRAAGIGDGTIGALWAFSVLLEVLLMFFAGRRLIRRLTPAGAMALAGAAGVLRWSLMAADPAAIWLWPLQALHALTFTAAYLGAVAMVERIAPASLGATAQGLVGATAVGVAMAGGGLAAAAAYPAWGAGAYWIAAAFSLTGLGAAALLLRLKV; encoded by the coding sequence TTGACGCCGCCCGGCCTCGCGCGCACCTCCGGTTTCTATTTCTTCCTTTTCTTCGCGTTTGGCGCGCATCTGCCATTCTGGCCGATCTGGCTCAAGGACCGGGGCCTGACGGAGACCGAGATCGGAACCTACACCGCCGCCGCCATCGCGCTGCGCGTGGCGATGGGGTTCGCGGTTCCGCTCGCCGCCGACCGCGCCGGGGCGCCGCGCCGGGCGCTGGCGCTGCTCGCGTTGCTCACTTCGCTGGCCTTTCTCGCGCATCTCGCGGCGGGAACGCCGGGCGGACTTCTGCTAACCACGCTGTTGGCCGCCGCCGCCGTCGCCGGAATCGCCCCGATCGCCGACGCGCTCTCGCTTCGCGCCGCGGCGCAGGGCGGATTCGCCTATTCGACGGCGCGGAGCGCCGGCTCGGCCGCGTTCCTGATCGCCAACATTCTCTGCGGCCTCGCGATCGCACGCTTCGGCTCGAACGCCGCGCTCTGGTGGATTGTCCTTTCGCTTCTGCCCTGCGTCTGGCTCGGCCTCACCCATCCGGGCGGGGCCGGCGCGCCGCTGCCGCGCCCGCGCCTCGCGGACGCCGCCGCGCTGTTGCGCCACCCCGTCGTGCTGCTGACCATGCTGGCGGGGGCGAGCATTCAGGGCTCTCACGCGGTTCTCTACACCTACGGTTCGATCCACTGGCGCGCGGCGGGGATCGGCGACGGGACCATCGGCGCGCTCTGGGCGTTCAGCGTTCTGCTCGAAGTGCTGCTGATGTTCTTCGCCGGGCGCAGGCTGATCCGCCGCCTGACCCCCGCCGGCGCGATGGCGCTGGCCGGGGCGGCGGGGGTCCTGCGCTGGTCGCTGATGGCGGCGGACCCGGCCGCGATCTGGCTCTGGCCCTTGCAGGCGCTCCATGCGCTCACCTTCACCGCCGCCTATCTCGGCGCAGTCGCGATGGTGGAGCGCATCGCGCCCGCCAGCCTCGGCGCCACCGCGCAGGGACTGGTCGGCGCGACCGCGGTCGGCGTGGCGATGGCCGGCGGCGGGCTCGCCGCGGCGGCGGCCTATCCGGCATGGGGCGCCGGCGCCTACTGGATCGCGGCGGCGTTCTCGCTCACAGGGCTTGGCGCCGCCGCCTTGCTGCTGCGCCTCAAGGTCTGA
- the radC gene encoding RadC family protein, producing the protein MAAARGLGEAALPGLEPAGSKKKEPDHARHRERLRARFDRAGATALADYELLELVLFRAIPRRDVKPLAKRLLAEFGDFNHAISAPPARLTKVEGLGEAAARELKIVEAAAHRLAQARVIGREALSSWSALMTYCKTVMAYRETEEFRILFLDRKNALLADEAQAKGTVDHVPVYPREVAKRALELNASAMIMVHNHPSGDPTPSPADIEMTQRIEAALEAVGVTLHDHVVIGKETDASFRALGLL; encoded by the coding sequence ATGGCGGCGGCGCGGGGGCTGGGCGAGGCGGCGTTGCCGGGGCTGGAGCCCGCCGGATCGAAGAAGAAGGAGCCCGATCACGCCCGGCATCGTGAGCGGCTGCGGGCGCGATTCGACCGGGCCGGGGCCACGGCGCTGGCGGATTACGAGCTTCTGGAGCTGGTGCTGTTTCGCGCCATCCCGCGGCGCGATGTGAAGCCGCTGGCGAAGCGGCTTCTGGCGGAGTTCGGCGATTTCAACCACGCGATCTCCGCCCCGCCCGCCCGGCTCACGAAGGTCGAGGGGTTGGGCGAAGCGGCGGCGCGCGAGCTGAAGATCGTCGAGGCCGCCGCGCACCGGCTGGCCCAGGCCCGCGTCATTGGGCGAGAGGCGCTGTCTTCCTGGTCGGCGCTGATGACCTATTGCAAGACGGTGATGGCTTACCGTGAGACAGAGGAGTTCCGCATTCTCTTTCTCGACCGCAAGAACGCGCTGCTGGCGGACGAGGCGCAGGCGAAGGGCACGGTCGACCATGTGCCGGTCTATCCGCGCGAGGTGGCGAAGCGGGCGCTGGAGCTGAACGCCTCGGCGATGATCATGGTTCATAACCACCCCTCGGGCGATCCGACGCCGTCGCCCGCCGATATCGAGATGACGCAGCGGATCGAGGCGGCGCTGGAGGCGGTCGGCGTGACGCTGCACGACCATGTGGTGATCGGCAAGGAGACGGACGCCAGCTTTCGCGCGCTCGGGCTGCTCTGA
- the greA gene encoding transcription elongation factor GreA, with the protein MVDKVPVTAAGYAALNEELKDLKSTQRPEVIRAIAEAREHGDLSENAEYHAARERQSFIEGRIKELEGLISRADVIDPAKLSGSSIKFGATITVADEDTDEEKTYQIVGETEADIALGKLNIRSPLARALIGKEAGDSVEVMTPGGGKSYEIISVAFR; encoded by the coding sequence ATGGTCGACAAGGTGCCTGTCACTGCGGCTGGATACGCCGCGTTGAACGAAGAGCTGAAGGATCTGAAGTCGACGCAGCGCCCGGAGGTGATCCGCGCGATCGCTGAGGCGCGCGAACATGGCGACCTTTCGGAGAACGCCGAGTATCACGCGGCGCGCGAACGCCAGTCCTTCATCGAAGGCCGGATCAAGGAACTCGAGGGGCTGATCTCCCGCGCCGACGTGATCGACCCGGCAAAGCTTTCCGGCTCCTCGATCAAGTTCGGCGCCACGATCACCGTCGCCGACGAGGATACGGACGAGGAAAAGACCTATCAGATCGTCGGCGAGACCGAGGCCGACATCGCGCTCGGCAAGCTCAACATCCGCTCGCCGCTCGCCCGCGCGTTGATCGGCAAGGAGGCCGGCGACAGCGTCGAGGTGATGACGCCCGGCGGCGGCAAGAGCTATGAGATCATCTCCGTCGCGTTCCGGTGA
- a CDS encoding 6,7-dimethyl-8-ribityllumazine synthase, with the protein MNQSTETRNEPLRFAFIEARWHDRIVDQARIGFLDELARRTNGAAVTDVFDAPGAFEIPLLAQRLARSGLYDGVIGAAFVVDGGIYRHEFVAETVVAGLMQAQLATEVPIFSVVLTPHHFQETAAHEAFFAEHFVLKGGEAARAALATVALGATLPKAA; encoded by the coding sequence ATGAATCAGAGCACCGAAACCAGAAACGAACCCTTGCGCTTCGCCTTTATCGAGGCCCGCTGGCACGACCGCATCGTCGATCAGGCCCGCATCGGCTTTCTCGACGAACTGGCGCGCCGCACCAACGGCGCCGCCGTCACCGACGTCTTCGACGCGCCGGGAGCCTTCGAAATCCCCCTGCTGGCGCAGCGCCTTGCGCGCAGCGGGCTTTACGACGGCGTGATCGGCGCCGCCTTCGTCGTGGATGGCGGCATATACCGGCATGAATTCGTGGCGGAGACGGTCGTGGCCGGGTTGATGCAAGCGCAGCTCGCGACCGAGGTGCCGATCTTCTCCGTCGTCCTCACTCCGCATCATTTTCAGGAGACGGCGGCGCATGAGGCGTTCTTCGCCGAACATTTCGTGCTGAAGGGAGGGGAGGCGGCGCGCGCCGCCCTCGCCACCGTCGCCCTCGGCGCGACGCTGCCGAAAGCGGCCTGA